In the genome of Pseudomonas putida, one region contains:
- a CDS encoding DUF4198 domain-containing protein, whose protein sequence is MHPSLKVATLVAMVISTNASAHGLWTEERRGNIEAVYGHGAEDSAYKAEKIKRAWAFDAAGEMVPVTVERLADHAVLQPLTPPAALAVLLDNGPWSQRPNKQWVNQDRTQVKDAIASTHSFKYSLAIYQSGARLPKLDMLRLAIVPLSDPLQVGPGKTLEVQVLLDGKPAANIPLQGDYRGSPHQVSATTDKQGKARITVRNEGLNIIAAQATLPLAEGGPVAQQSLFSSLTFLGEPHHE, encoded by the coding sequence ATGCATCCATCGTTGAAAGTGGCCACTCTGGTGGCCATGGTGATCAGCACCAACGCCAGTGCCCACGGCCTGTGGACCGAGGAGCGACGCGGCAACATCGAGGCCGTGTACGGCCACGGTGCCGAGGACAGCGCCTACAAGGCGGAGAAGATCAAGCGCGCCTGGGCATTCGACGCAGCCGGGGAAATGGTCCCGGTCACCGTCGAACGCCTGGCGGATCATGCGGTCCTGCAACCGCTCACCCCACCTGCGGCACTTGCAGTGCTGCTGGACAACGGGCCTTGGTCGCAGCGCCCGAACAAGCAATGGGTCAATCAGGACCGCACCCAGGTCAAGGATGCGATCGCCTCCACCCACAGCTTCAAATACAGCCTGGCCATTTACCAGAGCGGTGCCCGCCTGCCAAAACTGGACATGCTGCGTTTGGCGATCGTCCCCCTGAGCGACCCGCTGCAAGTTGGGCCAGGCAAGACACTGGAAGTGCAGGTGCTGCTCGACGGCAAACCGGCTGCGAATATACCGTTGCAAGGGGATTACCGAGGCTCGCCTCACCAGGTCAGCGCCACCACCGACAAGCAAGGCAAGGCACGCATCACCGTACGCAACGAGGGCCTCAACATCATCGCGGCGCAGGCCACCCTGCCACTGGCAGAAGGCGGACCTGTAGCCCAGCAGAGTCTGTTCAGTTCGCTCACATTCCTGGGTGAGCCGCACCACGAGTAA
- a CDS encoding TonB-dependent siderophore receptor — MNPRAPLLAGLTLGLFGQPISAAEPLLLNETSITDAYLEERADGPVQGYRANRSATATRTDTDIRDTPQSIDVVPAQVIKDLNTTRIDRALDFAGGVSRQNNFGGLTFLNYSVRGFTTGELYKNGFAINRGSYSAPDTSNIERIEVLKGPAASLYGRGDPGGLVNIVTKRPQAEAFSTLTLSAGSWDRYRTALDANSPLDSEGNLLGRINLAVEDNDSFRDYVGSERRIVSPSLTWQLSPDTRLMIDTEFSRTESVFDRGIPAVNGEMGSVKRSTFLGEPNDGEIRNDNQTLDVALEHVLNDNWKLRLANHYTQGTLKGNSSEPQALFGTTITRFYRERDFEWNDSITQAELHGLFELGGWQHQTLVGLEYENYRNSQKYPQSATSAGYGLDIYNPIYGKPKPAITRPNDFFEHTESYALNLQDQIAFTERLRGLLGVRLERFEQTSQNRATGVSNSQEKDVATPRIGILYQLTPQVGVFANASTSFKPNTIGTQGQVYKPEKGLGYETGIKLDLLDSRVGATLALFHIDKENVITTDALGESVAAGEARSQGLDLQLSGQLTDALRVIGAYAYIDAEVTKGDATLPKGSDLLGIARNSGSLMGVYEFQDGALRGSDVGAAVNYVGERSGQAGSEFTLDAYSTVDLLAHYKASEQVTVGLNLNNLFDRKYYERSYNSSWVLPGEPRNFSVSLTLSL; from the coding sequence GTGAACCCTCGTGCCCCACTTCTGGCAGGCCTGACCTTAGGCTTGTTCGGCCAGCCGATTTCAGCGGCGGAACCCTTGTTGCTGAACGAAACCTCGATCACCGATGCCTACCTCGAAGAGCGCGCCGACGGGCCGGTGCAAGGCTATCGTGCCAACCGCTCGGCCACGGCGACCCGAACCGATACCGACATTCGCGACACGCCGCAGAGCATCGACGTGGTGCCTGCGCAGGTAATCAAGGACCTCAACACCACCCGCATCGACCGCGCCTTGGACTTTGCCGGTGGGGTATCGCGGCAGAACAACTTCGGCGGCCTGACCTTCCTCAACTACAGCGTGCGCGGTTTTACCACCGGCGAGCTGTACAAGAACGGTTTCGCCATCAACCGCGGCAGCTACAGCGCGCCCGACACCTCCAACATCGAGCGCATCGAAGTGCTCAAAGGCCCTGCTGCCAGCCTCTACGGCCGTGGCGACCCTGGCGGGCTGGTCAACATCGTTACCAAGCGCCCTCAGGCTGAAGCCTTCAGCACCCTTACCCTCAGCGCAGGCAGCTGGGACCGCTACCGCACTGCCCTGGATGCCAACTCGCCGCTGGACAGCGAAGGCAATCTGCTGGGTCGGATCAACCTGGCGGTCGAGGACAACGACAGCTTCCGTGATTATGTCGGCAGCGAACGCCGTATCGTCAGTCCCTCCCTGACCTGGCAACTGTCGCCCGACACCCGGCTGATGATCGACACCGAGTTTTCCCGCACTGAGTCGGTGTTCGACCGCGGCATTCCGGCAGTTAATGGCGAAATGGGCTCGGTCAAGCGCTCGACCTTCCTTGGCGAGCCGAATGACGGCGAGATCCGCAACGACAATCAGACCCTCGACGTCGCACTGGAACACGTGCTCAACGACAACTGGAAGTTGCGTCTGGCCAACCACTACACCCAGGGGACACTCAAGGGCAACAGCTCCGAACCCCAGGCCCTGTTCGGCACCACAATCACGCGTTTCTATCGTGAACGCGACTTCGAATGGAACGACAGCATCACCCAAGCCGAGCTGCACGGCCTGTTTGAGTTGGGCGGCTGGCAGCATCAGACCCTGGTCGGGCTGGAGTACGAAAACTACCGCAACAGCCAGAAGTACCCACAGAGTGCCACCTCCGCAGGGTATGGGCTGGACATCTACAACCCGATCTACGGCAAGCCGAAGCCAGCCATCACCCGACCCAACGACTTCTTCGAGCACACCGAAAGCTATGCGCTCAACCTGCAAGACCAGATCGCATTCACCGAGCGCCTTCGCGGGTTGCTGGGCGTTCGCCTGGAGCGCTTCGAACAGACCTCGCAAAACCGCGCCACCGGCGTCAGCAACAGCCAGGAAAAGGACGTCGCCACACCGCGCATTGGGATTTTGTACCAACTAACCCCGCAAGTCGGTGTGTTCGCCAACGCATCCACCTCGTTCAAACCCAACACCATCGGCACCCAGGGCCAGGTGTACAAACCTGAAAAAGGTCTGGGTTACGAGACCGGGATCAAGCTCGACCTGCTCGATAGCCGCGTGGGTGCAACCCTCGCCCTGTTCCACATCGATAAGGAGAACGTCATCACCACCGATGCCCTTGGCGAGAGCGTGGCGGCCGGCGAGGCGCGCAGCCAAGGCCTGGACCTGCAGCTAAGCGGCCAGCTCACCGACGCGCTGCGGGTGATCGGCGCCTATGCCTATATCGACGCCGAGGTCACCAAGGGTGACGCGACCCTACCCAAGGGTAGCGACCTGCTGGGCATCGCCCGCAACAGCGGCAGCCTGATGGGCGTTTATGAATTCCAGGACGGCGCCTTGCGCGGCTCGGACGTGGGCGCTGCGGTGAACTACGTCGGCGAGCGCTCCGGCCAGGCCGGCAGCGAATTCACCCTGGACGCCTACAGCACGGTCGACCTGCTAGCGCACTACAAGGCCAGCGAACAGGTCACCGTCGGCCTGAACCTCAACAACCTGTTCGACCGCAAGTACTACGAACGCTCGTACAACAGCTCCTGGGTGCTACCCGGTGAGCCGCGCAACTTCAGTGTGAGCCTGACCCTGAGTCTTTGA
- a CDS encoding metal ABC transporter substrate-binding protein, translated as MRLLIVVFMLLLSPFLSAAERIKVVTSFSILADITRQIGSDQVQVINIVGPDSDAHVYETTPDDARHVLQAHLVVENGLNFEPWLDRLIKTTGSQAHVVRASQGILARTLQEEGQTIPDPHAWNSLANAKIYAANIAKALEAVDPGNAQAYRSHLAAYQQQIDALLTEVKKRFAALPANSRRIVTSHDAFGYLGQAYGIEFLAPQGLSTEQEPTAKDVANIITMIKRDKIKAVFIENIKDSRLLQQIADDTGAKVGGTLYSDALAAQGPASTYLGMYQQNVQTLTQALGGQ; from the coding sequence ATGCGCCTGTTGATCGTTGTGTTCATGCTGTTGCTGTCACCGTTTCTGTCCGCCGCAGAACGCATCAAGGTGGTGACCAGCTTCAGTATTCTGGCCGATATCACCCGACAAATCGGTAGCGATCAGGTGCAGGTCATCAACATCGTCGGCCCCGACAGCGATGCGCATGTCTACGAGACCACGCCGGACGATGCCAGACATGTGCTGCAGGCGCACCTGGTGGTGGAGAATGGGCTTAACTTCGAACCTTGGTTGGACCGTCTGATCAAGACCACTGGCAGCCAGGCTCACGTCGTTCGGGCCAGCCAGGGTATCCTTGCGCGGACCCTGCAAGAGGAGGGGCAGACTATCCCCGACCCCCATGCCTGGAACAGCTTGGCCAACGCCAAGATCTACGCGGCCAACATCGCCAAGGCGCTGGAAGCCGTGGACCCAGGCAATGCGCAGGCGTATCGCAGCCATCTGGCAGCCTATCAGCAGCAGATCGACGCCTTGCTGACCGAGGTGAAGAAACGCTTCGCCGCGTTGCCGGCCAACAGCCGCCGTATCGTGACCTCGCATGACGCCTTCGGTTACCTGGGGCAGGCTTATGGCATCGAGTTCCTGGCACCTCAAGGCCTTTCCACCGAACAGGAGCCGACCGCCAAAGATGTCGCTAACATCATCACGATGATCAAGCGCGACAAGATCAAGGCCGTGTTCATCGAGAACATCAAGGATTCCCGTCTGCTGCAGCAGATTGCCGACGATACCGGGGCGAAGGTAGGTGGGACGCTGTATTCCGATGCACTAGCCGCCCAGGGCCCCGCCAGTACCTACCTGGGCATGTACCAGCAGAATGTGCAAACCCTCACCCAGGCCTTGGGCGGCCAGTGA
- a CDS encoding heavy metal translocating P-type ATPase yields MSAHHHHGHHHHGHVHLTSGLLSGDERRQAARQLTLAMVALGLLALGLAWHGLASGQEGVAQLLLGAASLLVAVPVLGSAWHSLKQPSLHGVTDQLIALAMLGAWAIGDLTTAALLPIIMIFGHVLEERSVLGSQEAIDALGRLTRSQARLIGANGEVSEVDNASLKAGDRVEVRAGDRVPADGRVLEGQASLDTAPITGESLPQEVAAGAHVHAGAINLDGLLRIEVTATGEDSTLGKVIALMRRAEQAKPPITRLLERYAGRYLLLVLMIAAATWFITGDAQAMLAVLVAACPCALVLSAPATAIAGVAVAARHGILIRSSAFLEELADLSSLVIDKTGTLTKGALHLQQVVSSQTEVAEQQVLRLAASLGTASSHPVSRALAKSVPHEQHLALDELHEMQGFGVVASTDQGQAALGRAELFQKLGIALPAVPEHDGPIVGLALHGRFLAWLLLADNVRREAPEALAQLRELGLRRQLLLTGDRHSVAQLVASQVGIANVVAQALPEDKLKQVNQEIQAGFRPMVVGDGINDSLALKAGVVGIAMGAGGTDIAMAAADIVLINGDLRRLATGVRLSRLCRRTLQWNVLIGLGWTVGIMLAAAFGLLGAAGAMIAALLHNLSTLLVLGNAGRLLRYDERDEVPLS; encoded by the coding sequence ATGAGCGCCCACCATCACCACGGCCACCACCATCATGGCCATGTCCACCTCACCTCGGGGCTGCTGTCTGGGGACGAGCGCCGGCAGGCCGCACGCCAGTTGACCTTGGCTATGGTCGCCCTCGGGCTGCTGGCGCTGGGATTGGCCTGGCACGGCTTGGCTTCAGGCCAGGAGGGCGTTGCGCAGTTACTGCTGGGCGCTGCGTCGTTACTGGTGGCCGTGCCGGTGCTGGGCTCGGCGTGGCACAGCCTCAAACAGCCGAGCCTGCATGGCGTCACCGACCAGTTGATCGCGTTGGCCATGCTTGGCGCCTGGGCCATTGGCGACCTGACCACCGCTGCCTTGTTGCCGATCATCATGATCTTCGGGCACGTGCTCGAAGAGCGCAGCGTGCTGGGCTCGCAGGAAGCCATCGATGCCCTGGGCCGCCTGACGCGCAGCCAGGCGCGGCTGATCGGCGCCAACGGCGAGGTGAGCGAGGTCGACAATGCCAGCCTCAAGGCGGGGGATCGGGTAGAAGTGCGAGCCGGTGACCGGGTACCGGCCGATGGGCGCGTGCTCGAGGGCCAGGCCAGCCTCGATACCGCGCCCATCACCGGCGAGTCCTTGCCACAGGAGGTCGCGGCGGGTGCGCATGTGCATGCCGGCGCGATCAACCTCGATGGTTTGCTACGCATCGAGGTGACAGCCACCGGCGAGGACTCCACCCTGGGCAAGGTGATTGCCCTGATGCGCCGCGCAGAGCAGGCCAAGCCACCCATCACCCGGTTGCTCGAACGCTATGCTGGGCGTTACCTGCTGCTGGTGCTGATGATCGCGGCGGCCACCTGGTTCATCACCGGCGATGCCCAGGCCATGCTGGCCGTGTTGGTGGCGGCTTGCCCATGTGCACTGGTGCTGTCGGCCCCGGCCACGGCCATTGCTGGGGTCGCCGTTGCGGCGCGGCATGGCATTCTGATTCGTAGCTCTGCGTTTCTCGAAGAACTTGCCGACCTGTCGTCGCTAGTGATCGACAAGACCGGCACCTTGACCAAAGGGGCATTGCATCTGCAGCAGGTCGTGAGCAGCCAAACCGAGGTGGCGGAGCAGCAGGTGCTGCGCCTGGCTGCCAGCCTGGGCACGGCGAGCAGTCACCCCGTCAGCCGTGCCTTGGCCAAGTCCGTTCCTCACGAGCAGCACCTTGCGCTCGACGAATTACACGAGATGCAAGGTTTCGGCGTGGTAGCGTCGACCGACCAGGGCCAGGCCGCGCTGGGGCGTGCGGAGCTGTTCCAGAAACTGGGCATCGCGTTGCCGGCGGTGCCGGAGCACGATGGTCCGATCGTTGGCCTGGCGCTGCACGGGCGTTTTCTGGCCTGGCTGCTGCTGGCCGACAACGTACGACGAGAAGCGCCTGAAGCGTTGGCGCAATTGCGCGAGCTTGGGTTACGCCGGCAGTTGCTGCTGACCGGCGATCGCCACAGCGTGGCGCAGTTGGTGGCGAGCCAGGTGGGCATCGCCAATGTGGTCGCCCAGGCGTTGCCAGAAGACAAGCTCAAGCAGGTCAATCAAGAAATCCAGGCTGGTTTCAGACCGATGGTGGTCGGCGACGGCATCAACGACTCGCTGGCGCTCAAAGCAGGCGTCGTGGGTATCGCCATGGGTGCGGGCGGAACCGACATCGCCATGGCCGCGGCGGACATCGTACTGATCAATGGTGACCTGCGCCGCCTGGCCACCGGTGTACGCCTCAGTCGCCTGTGCCGGCGTACCCTGCAATGGAACGTGCTGATCGGGCTCGGCTGGACGGTGGGGATCATGCTGGCTGCGGCGTTCGGGCTGTTGGGTGCGGCCGGCGCGATGATCGCGGCGCTGCTGCACAACCTCAGTACCTTGCTGGTGCTCGGCAATGCCGGGCGGCTGCTGCGCTACGATGAAAGGGACGAAGTACCGCTGTCATGA
- the hflC gene encoding protease modulator HflC: MSPHASHAHDDHAAHGCAHGHDHDHHSAEHDGPARPAWPRILGAVLLVLLLAVVACFVQVRVGEATVITRFGNPTRVLVEPGLAWRWPQPFEVAVPVDLRLRTTSSGLHDVGTRDGLRIIVQAYIAWQVSPDPQDIQRFMRAVQNQPDEAARQIRTLVGSALETTTSGFELADLVNVDPGRVRIETFEQRLQAHIADQLAQTYGIKVVQVGVERLTLPKVTLEATVDRMRAERETIATERTAEGKRKAAEIRSAAERDARILEADANVKAAQIQAQSQVEAAQIYGKAYASAPELYKLLRSLDTLGTIVTPDTRLVLRTDAAPFRALIDGPNPPASLTRQAGQGHD, encoded by the coding sequence TTGAGTCCTCACGCTTCTCACGCTCACGATGATCATGCTGCCCATGGCTGCGCGCATGGCCATGATCACGACCATCACAGCGCCGAACACGACGGGCCGGCGCGGCCGGCCTGGCCACGAATCCTAGGGGCGGTACTGCTGGTGCTGCTATTGGCGGTAGTGGCCTGCTTCGTCCAGGTGCGTGTGGGCGAGGCGACGGTCATCACCCGCTTCGGCAACCCGACACGGGTGCTGGTAGAGCCTGGCCTGGCCTGGCGCTGGCCGCAACCGTTCGAGGTGGCGGTGCCGGTCGACCTGCGCCTGCGCACCACCTCCAGTGGTTTGCACGATGTCGGTACCCGCGACGGCCTGCGCATCATCGTGCAGGCTTATATCGCCTGGCAGGTGTCACCGGACCCGCAGGATATCCAGCGCTTCATGCGCGCGGTGCAGAACCAGCCGGACGAAGCAGCGCGGCAGATCCGTACGCTGGTGGGCTCGGCGCTGGAAACCACCACCAGCGGCTTCGAACTGGCGGATCTGGTCAATGTCGACCCTGGGCGAGTACGCATCGAGACCTTCGAGCAGCGGTTGCAGGCGCATATTGCCGATCAGCTGGCCCAGACCTATGGCATCAAGGTGGTCCAGGTCGGGGTCGAACGCCTCACCCTGCCCAAGGTGACCTTGGAAGCTACCGTAGACCGCATGCGCGCCGAGCGCGAGACGATCGCTACCGAGCGTACGGCCGAAGGCAAGCGCAAGGCGGCAGAAATCCGCTCGGCGGCTGAGCGGGATGCCCGAATCCTGGAGGCTGACGCCAATGTGAAGGCGGCGCAGATCCAGGCGCAGTCACAGGTCGAGGCGGCACAGATTTACGGCAAGGCCTACGCCAGCGCGCCGGAGCTGTACAAGCTGCTGCGCTCGCTGGACACCTTGGGCACTATCGTGACGCCCGACACACGCCTGGTGCTGCGCACCGACGCGGCACCGTTCCGGGCGCTGATCGACGGACCCAACCCGCCGGCTTCGCTGACCCGCCAGGCAGGGCAAGGCCATGACTAG
- a CDS encoding metal ABC transporter permease — protein sequence MFDPAWAPFVEFAFMRRALFGGLTLALSVAPLGVFLVVRRMSLIGDAISHGILPGAALGFWLAGLSVVAMTLGGLLAGLLVAGFSALVSRHTGLREDASLAAVYPISLASGVLLLGLAGKRLDLLGLLFGSALAVDQATLRTMVWVATGSLLTFALIYRALLLDSLDPLFLRSVSRCGPIAHGVFLGLVVINLVVGFQAIGALMVVGLMMLPAIAARFWSQRLPWLMAISALIGMGSVWLGLLLSYYASLPCGPAIVVVAGSAYLLSVMVGPVRGLLRRHYTPVTH from the coding sequence ATGTTCGATCCGGCATGGGCACCCTTCGTCGAATTCGCCTTCATGCGCCGTGCGCTGTTTGGGGGGCTCACCCTGGCGCTGAGTGTCGCGCCGTTGGGGGTGTTCCTGGTGGTGCGGCGCATGAGCCTGATCGGCGATGCCATTTCCCATGGCATCTTGCCGGGCGCGGCGTTGGGCTTCTGGCTGGCAGGGCTGTCTGTGGTGGCTATGACGCTTGGCGGCCTGTTGGCGGGCTTGCTGGTGGCAGGCTTCTCGGCATTGGTAAGCCGTCACACCGGCTTGCGCGAGGACGCAAGCCTGGCGGCGGTCTACCCGATTTCACTGGCTTCGGGTGTTCTGCTGCTTGGGCTTGCGGGCAAGCGCCTGGACTTGCTGGGGTTGTTGTTCGGCTCGGCCCTGGCGGTCGACCAGGCGACCTTGCGCACCATGGTATGGGTCGCCACAGGCAGCCTGCTGACCTTCGCCCTGATTTACCGTGCCTTGCTGCTCGATAGCCTCGACCCGCTGTTCCTGCGTAGCGTCAGCCGCTGCGGGCCCATCGCCCATGGCGTGTTCCTGGGGCTGGTGGTGATCAACCTGGTGGTCGGTTTCCAGGCCATCGGCGCCTTGATGGTGGTCGGCTTGATGATGCTGCCGGCCATTGCCGCACGCTTCTGGAGCCAGCGCCTGCCCTGGTTGATGGCCATCTCGGCGCTGATCGGCATGGGCTCGGTCTGGCTGGGGCTGCTGTTGTCCTATTACGCCTCGCTGCCCTGTGGCCCGGCCATCGTCGTCGTGGCTGGCAGTGCCTACCTGCTCTCGGTGATGGTGGGGCCGGTGCGTGGTCTGTTGCGTCGTCACTATACCCCTGTCACTCATTGA
- a CDS encoding DUF2846 domain-containing protein, with product MPRLPIAIFVTLSLFLSACTTLHKGVEFSEVATSRNDAALVYLYRSGVAPFWRSPTLVIDGTDISEVKNTSFTYFYLTEGKHTIATRWALDLYPLNVEGSMEVKNGQTYFLKLGGGMLMSPGLGQAALVTSISSNLGQVDRLTALREMKSCMYMPNALEQPSLTAYSN from the coding sequence ATGCCGCGCTTGCCCATTGCCATTTTTGTCACCCTTTCGTTATTTCTGAGTGCATGTACCACCTTGCACAAAGGCGTAGAGTTTTCGGAGGTAGCCACTTCGAGAAATGACGCCGCACTGGTCTATCTCTACCGCTCCGGAGTTGCCCCCTTCTGGCGCAGTCCAACACTGGTCATCGACGGTACAGACATCAGCGAGGTGAAGAACACTTCCTTCACCTACTTCTACCTCACGGAAGGTAAGCACACGATCGCCACACGCTGGGCATTGGATCTGTACCCGCTGAATGTCGAAGGCAGTATGGAAGTTAAAAACGGGCAGACGTATTTTCTGAAACTGGGCGGGGGAATGTTGATGTCCCCAGGGCTAGGACAAGCTGCCCTCGTCACCAGTATTTCCTCCAACCTCGGCCAGGTCGACCGCCTGACGGCCCTTCGTGAAATGAAGAGCTGCATGTACATGCCCAACGCACTTGAGCAGCCTTCGCTGACGGCTTACAGCAATTAA
- a CDS encoding metal ABC transporter ATP-binding protein: MILCQDLLWGAANSPLTPHLNIQLPAGSLTAVVGANGAGKSSLLKVLAGLQKPLSGRFRIGAEGTKVGYLNQRSAIDRQFPISLGELVSGGFWGQHLSRRERRQRLRQALRAWDIDKLEAHTLEALSGGELQRALLARLSLTDANLLLLDEPDSALDKAGQALLWRHIDAWHKTGHTVVVVSHDLSRVREMAEYCLLVDSEGCQYGPSHSVIGQASLGEVQ; this comes from the coding sequence GTGATTCTGTGCCAAGACCTTTTGTGGGGGGCCGCCAACAGCCCGTTGACCCCGCATCTGAATATCCAGCTGCCGGCTGGCAGTCTGACTGCAGTGGTGGGGGCCAATGGCGCTGGCAAAAGCAGCCTCTTGAAAGTGCTTGCCGGCTTGCAGAAGCCGTTGTCCGGGCGCTTTCGCATCGGTGCCGAAGGTACGAAAGTCGGCTATCTGAACCAGCGTTCAGCCATAGACCGGCAATTTCCCATTAGCCTGGGCGAATTGGTCAGCGGCGGCTTCTGGGGCCAACACCTGAGCCGCCGAGAGCGCAGACAGCGCCTGCGCCAGGCGCTGCGAGCCTGGGATATCGACAAACTCGAAGCCCACACGCTCGAGGCGCTTTCCGGCGGCGAGTTGCAACGTGCGCTGCTGGCACGCTTGAGCCTGACCGATGCCAACCTGCTGCTGCTCGACGAGCCCGATTCGGCGCTGGACAAGGCCGGGCAGGCGTTGCTCTGGCGGCATATCGATGCCTGGCACAAAACTGGCCACACGGTAGTGGTGGTCAGCCATGACCTGTCGCGAGTGCGCGAGATGGCCGAGTACTGCCTGCTGGTCGACAGCGAGGGTTGCCAATACGGGCCCAGTCATAGCGTGATCGGTCAAGCCAGCCTGGGGGAGGTGCAGTGA
- the hflK gene encoding protease modulator HflK, producing MTSPRQPGGPWLQSARIGFIALYAVTVLAALGWLFGNVRSVGPESRAVVLRLGAEHRIQNAGLLLAWPRPFEQVVMLPSDGRVTERKVELLLRSDFARKADRGLAPASDATAGSGYLLTADAGIVQLEVRVFYQVVEPFAFARQGVHVEPALDRLVERNAVQVCASRDMDAILVARPELVGADAQVAERRERLRGDLQQGINRSLAALKAAGADLGITVVRVDVQSSLPPSAVSAFNAVLTASQRAEQAVASARNEAAQRLQQATQSADRTVQVAQAQARERLAQASADTSTIVGLAQQQDPGLMLRLYRERVPAILSRAGSVTTVSPEYSGRLILQGPQQ from the coding sequence ATGACTAGCCCGCGCCAGCCTGGCGGGCCCTGGTTGCAGTCGGCGCGTATTGGTTTTATCGCCCTGTACGCGGTGACCGTGCTCGCCGCGCTGGGCTGGCTGTTCGGCAATGTTCGTTCAGTGGGGCCGGAAAGCCGGGCCGTGGTGCTCAGGCTGGGGGCCGAGCACCGTATCCAGAATGCTGGCCTGCTGCTGGCCTGGCCGCGTCCGTTCGAGCAAGTGGTGATGCTGCCTTCGGACGGGCGGGTGACTGAGCGCAAAGTGGAGTTGTTGCTGCGCTCGGACTTCGCACGTAAAGCGGACCGGGGGCTCGCGCCGGCCAGCGACGCGACGGCCGGGTCAGGTTACCTGCTCACTGCCGATGCAGGCATCGTGCAGCTTGAAGTGCGGGTGTTCTATCAGGTTGTCGAGCCGTTTGCCTTTGCCCGTCAGGGCGTTCATGTGGAGCCGGCCCTGGATCGGCTGGTGGAGCGCAATGCCGTTCAGGTCTGCGCATCCCGAGACATGGATGCGATTCTGGTCGCGCGGCCTGAATTGGTGGGCGCCGATGCGCAGGTTGCCGAGCGCCGTGAGCGTCTACGCGGTGACTTGCAACAGGGCATCAACCGCAGCCTGGCGGCGCTCAAGGCGGCGGGCGCCGACCTGGGCATCACGGTGGTGCGGGTGGATGTGCAGTCTTCGCTCCCGCCCTCGGCGGTGAGCGCCTTCAATGCCGTGCTCACCGCCAGCCAACGCGCTGAGCAAGCGGTGGCGAGCGCCCGCAACGAAGCAGCGCAGCGCCTGCAGCAGGCAACCCAGAGTGCCGACCGGACCGTGCAGGTTGCCCAGGCCCAGGCGCGTGAGCGGCTGGCGCAGGCGAGTGCCGACACCAGCACCATCGTCGGCTTGGCGCAGCAGCAGGACCCGGGCCTGATGCTGCGCCTGTATCGTGAGCGGGTGCCTGCCATCCTGTCCCGCGCGGGCTCCGTCACCACGGTCAGCCCCGAGTACAGTGGGCGCTTGATCCTGCAAGGCCCCCAACAATGA